Proteins encoded within one genomic window of Streptomyces kaniharaensis:
- a CDS encoding phosphotriesterase family protein, whose product MTPAAPAVRTVRTVLGDLDPAELGVTDSHDHLFIRSPQLPTEELDDQAAAEDVLHAFAAVGGRSFVQWTPYGMGRGAAALARLSGATGIHVVAATGVHQAVHYAPGTFPALYDGLAERFAAELTTGLPGAPQGVRAGLIKVASDVGATTAHTRQVMAAAAEAHHATGAPIAVHLEPGADPHFVLRRLHARHGVPRERIVLGHLTRLPDARLHRELAAEGVHLALDSPSRANHPADHQAFDLIADLVEAGHASQLLLGADTTTRTARRAAGPTRLLTDLAPRLARTFGPELPELLLTTNPAAAFAAEWRTP is encoded by the coding sequence ATGACCCCCGCTGCACCTGCTGTGCGCACCGTCCGGACCGTCCTCGGCGACCTCGACCCCGCCGAACTCGGCGTCACCGACTCCCACGACCACCTCTTCATCCGCAGCCCCCAGCTCCCCACCGAGGAGCTCGACGACCAGGCCGCCGCCGAGGACGTCCTGCACGCCTTCGCGGCGGTCGGGGGCCGGTCGTTCGTCCAGTGGACCCCGTACGGCATGGGGCGCGGCGCCGCCGCCCTCGCCAGGCTGTCCGGCGCGACCGGCATCCACGTGGTGGCCGCCACCGGTGTGCACCAAGCCGTGCACTACGCCCCGGGCACCTTTCCGGCCCTCTACGACGGGCTCGCCGAACGCTTCGCCGCCGAGCTGACCACCGGACTGCCCGGCGCTCCCCAGGGCGTCCGGGCGGGGCTGATCAAGGTCGCCTCCGACGTCGGTGCCACCACCGCGCACACCCGCCAGGTCATGGCCGCGGCCGCCGAGGCGCACCACGCCACCGGCGCCCCGATCGCCGTCCACCTCGAACCGGGCGCCGATCCGCACTTCGTCCTGCGCCGGCTCCACGCCCGGCACGGCGTCCCGCGAGAGCGGATCGTCCTCGGCCACCTCACCCGGCTGCCCGACGCCAGGCTGCACCGCGAACTCGCCGCCGAGGGCGTGCACCTCGCGCTCGACAGCCCCTCCCGGGCCAACCACCCAGCCGACCACCAGGCCTTCGACCTCATCGCCGACCTCGTCGAGGCGGGCCACGCCTCCCAGCTGCTCCTCGGCGCCGACACCACCACCCGCACCGCCCGCAGGGCCGCCGGTCCCACCCGGCTGCTCACCGACCTCGCCCCGAGGCTCGCCCGAACCTTCGGCCCCGAACTCCCCGAACTCCTCCTCACCACCAACCCGGCAGCCGCCTTCGCCGCCGAATGGCGCACCCCCTGA
- a CDS encoding Pr6Pr family membrane protein, producing MYSWLAPARIAVAVLVAVALGFFGYHAATDATGVLNYFSYFTNLANMAGAVVLGLGGWAGLTGRRPVPDQLRGAVVLYLAITGLAYGTGLAAYPEPLVIPWVSDVIHRAMPLVVLADWLIDPPVHRIRRVAVLGWLAFPLVYLAYTLLRGHAIDWYPYPFLDPGLHGGYRRVAGACVLMTAAFALIGAAVASAGNALADRRDARNGAVPPGRRADAQTN from the coding sequence ATGTACTCGTGGCTCGCTCCCGCCCGGATCGCCGTCGCCGTCCTCGTGGCCGTCGCCCTCGGCTTCTTCGGCTACCACGCCGCGACCGACGCCACCGGGGTACTGAACTACTTCAGCTACTTCACCAACCTCGCCAACATGGCCGGCGCCGTCGTCCTGGGCCTCGGCGGCTGGGCGGGCCTGACGGGCCGCCGCCCCGTGCCGGACCAGCTGCGTGGTGCGGTCGTGCTCTACCTGGCGATCACCGGACTGGCCTACGGCACCGGGCTCGCCGCGTACCCGGAGCCGCTGGTGATCCCGTGGGTGAGTGACGTGATCCACCGTGCGATGCCGCTCGTCGTGCTCGCCGACTGGCTGATCGACCCGCCGGTGCACCGCATCCGCCGGGTGGCGGTCCTCGGATGGCTGGCGTTCCCGCTGGTCTACCTGGCCTACACGCTGCTCCGCGGCCACGCGATCGACTGGTACCCGTACCCGTTCCTCGACCCGGGCCTGCACGGCGGCTACCGCCGCGTCGCCGGGGCGTGCGTCCTGATGACGGCGGCCTTCGCCCTCATCGGAGCAGCCGTGGCCAGTGCGGGCAACGCCCTCGCCGACCGCCGTGACGCCCGCAACGGCGCGGTGCCACCGGGCCGCCGCGCCGACGCCCAGACGAACTGA
- a CDS encoding alpha/beta hydrolase, whose amino-acid sequence MGLTSHKVLALTVLIAVVMMAGTVWLWPRLARKTWQAVLGRIGTLLATQLAVLAALGLVANNYFAFYSSWDDLLGTGDNGPVVIHNKADASGRLLVETIGHASVQGGGAMGREPGQSGEIRKVRIDGAVTRLSTEGYVYLPPQYFQPEYAQKQFPAVIISTGFPGQAENLITRFNYPGAALKLLQAGRMQPTVMVLMRPSPALPQDTECEDIPGGAQSDTYFTKDVPAAIEASFRVSADPQAWAFMGNSTGGYCALKLAMRHPDVFPTAVSLSGYYQAADDPTTGDLYGGSKQRRDEADLMWRLKNLPQPKVSVLLAGTKKGDGDYKRDTEAFIDAARSPMNVSYSMLETGGHNFETWSRLLPSSLEWLSQHLKVPNQAV is encoded by the coding sequence ATGGGTCTGACGAGCCACAAGGTGCTGGCGCTGACCGTATTGATCGCCGTCGTGATGATGGCCGGCACGGTCTGGCTGTGGCCCAGACTCGCCAGGAAGACCTGGCAGGCGGTGCTCGGCCGCATCGGCACGCTGCTCGCCACCCAGCTCGCCGTGCTCGCCGCGCTCGGCCTGGTGGCGAACAACTACTTCGCCTTCTACAGCAGTTGGGACGACCTGCTGGGCACCGGCGACAACGGCCCGGTGGTGATCCACAACAAGGCGGACGCCTCCGGCCGCCTGCTCGTGGAGACGATCGGCCACGCCTCCGTCCAAGGCGGCGGCGCGATGGGCCGCGAGCCCGGCCAGTCCGGCGAGATCCGCAAGGTGCGGATCGACGGCGCGGTGACCCGGCTCTCCACCGAGGGGTACGTCTACCTGCCGCCGCAGTACTTCCAGCCGGAGTACGCGCAGAAGCAGTTCCCGGCGGTGATCATCAGCACCGGCTTCCCCGGGCAGGCCGAGAACCTGATCACGCGCTTCAACTACCCGGGTGCGGCGCTCAAGCTGCTCCAGGCGGGGAGGATGCAGCCGACCGTCATGGTCCTGATGCGCCCCTCGCCGGCCCTTCCGCAGGACACCGAGTGCGAGGACATCCCGGGCGGGGCCCAGTCCGACACGTACTTCACCAAGGACGTCCCGGCGGCGATCGAGGCGAGCTTCCGGGTCTCCGCCGACCCGCAGGCGTGGGCCTTCATGGGCAACTCCACCGGTGGCTACTGCGCGCTCAAGCTGGCGATGCGCCACCCGGACGTCTTCCCGACCGCCGTCTCGCTGTCCGGCTACTACCAGGCCGCCGACGACCCGACCACCGGGGACCTCTACGGCGGGAGCAAGCAGCGCCGGGACGAGGCCGACCTGATGTGGCGGCTGAAGAACCTGCCGCAGCCGAAGGTGTCCGTCCTGCTGGCCGGCACCAAGAAGGGCGACGGCGACTACAAGCGCGACACCGAGGCCTTCATCGACGCGGCTCGGAGTCCGATGAACGTCTCCTACAGCATGCTGGAGACCGGCGGCCACAACTTCGAGACCTGGAGCAGGCTGCTGCCGTCCTCGCTGGAGTGGCTGTCCCAGCACCTCAAGGTGCCGAACCAGGCGGTCTGA
- a CDS encoding MoaF-related domain-containing protein yields MTAPLPAFAGRTYLFRADNGAAFRNAYSADGKRLRWEGLGESAGQWEDVELHVAEVAPEVYFVSWTEQSGITVSHVMDLARLTVRAFWTFEGEGGRVGELHTGTLERVA; encoded by the coding sequence ATGACCGCGCCCCTGCCCGCCTTCGCCGGCCGCACCTACCTCTTCCGGGCCGACAACGGCGCGGCCTTCCGCAACGCCTACTCGGCCGACGGCAAGCGGCTGCGCTGGGAGGGCCTCGGCGAGTCGGCGGGCCAGTGGGAGGACGTGGAGCTGCACGTCGCCGAGGTCGCGCCGGAGGTGTACTTCGTCAGCTGGACCGAGCAGAGCGGCATCACCGTGAGCCACGTGATGGACCTGGCCCGGCTGACCGTGCGCGCGTTCTGGACCTTCGAGGGCGAGGGCGGCCGGGTCGGCGAGCTGCACACCGGGACGCTGGAGCGGGTGGCCTGA
- a CDS encoding COG1361 family protein → MAAGCAVAVLAAEPSWALRRPDPRPAVRLAPLGPAAPPSNSDLEVVRLDPDPAPPGGTTTVHAFVANRGPEATASPFTVVVALPAGVTPQGPYYPADCEASQDGHRVRCVFGPGLPPMRSATALVPVRLSPNLPAGTLTGGSVALRSPDDRNESNNRQPFDIRVVKMAADS, encoded by the coding sequence GTGGCCGCCGGTTGCGCGGTGGCGGTGCTGGCCGCCGAACCGTCCTGGGCGCTGCGACGGCCCGACCCACGGCCGGCCGTACGGCTCGCGCCGCTCGGCCCCGCCGCCCCGCCCTCGAACTCCGACCTGGAGGTGGTCCGGCTCGACCCCGACCCCGCCCCGCCCGGCGGCACCACCACCGTGCACGCCTTCGTCGCCAACCGCGGCCCTGAGGCGACCGCCTCGCCGTTCACCGTCGTCGTCGCGCTGCCGGCGGGAGTGACGCCGCAGGGCCCGTACTACCCCGCGGACTGCGAGGCGTCCCAGGACGGCCACCGGGTCCGCTGTGTCTTCGGGCCCGGCCTGCCGCCGATGCGCAGCGCGACCGCCCTCGTCCCGGTGCGGCTCTCCCCGAACCTGCCGGCGGGCACGCTCACCGGCGGGTCGGTCGCGTTGCGCAGTCCGGACGACCGGAACGAGAGCAACAACCGGCAGCCGTTCGACATCAGGGTGGTCAAGATGGCTGCCGATTCCTGA
- a CDS encoding IclR family transcriptional regulator, with translation MVATPDTASTRGADRASGGVQSVERAFQLLEALADSGGVATLSELSTSSGLPMPTIHRLVRTLVQQGYVRQDTARRYTLGPRLIRLGETAGRLLGSWARPYLAELMEATGETANLAVLEGGEVVYVGQVQSRRSMRMFTEVGRRVQPHCTGVGKALLAQLPEDEARAVLGPNPLPAHTEYTVTDPQELMRQLAEARERGYVVDDQEQEIGVRCIALAVPGAPTPTALSVSGPEARIRALEEQAGASSLVPVMHQIATRLGQVLAP, from the coding sequence GTGGTCGCGACCCCCGACACAGCATCGACGAGGGGCGCCGACCGCGCGAGCGGCGGCGTGCAGTCCGTCGAACGCGCCTTCCAACTCCTGGAGGCGCTGGCCGACTCCGGTGGCGTGGCCACGCTCAGCGAGCTCTCCACCAGTTCCGGTCTCCCCATGCCGACCATCCACCGACTGGTTCGTACCCTCGTGCAGCAGGGCTATGTCCGCCAGGACACGGCGCGCCGCTACACCCTCGGGCCCCGGCTGATCCGCCTCGGCGAGACGGCCGGCCGCCTGCTCGGCAGCTGGGCCCGCCCGTACCTGGCGGAGCTGATGGAAGCCACCGGCGAGACCGCCAACCTCGCGGTGCTGGAGGGCGGCGAGGTGGTCTACGTCGGCCAGGTGCAGTCGCGCCGCTCGATGCGCATGTTCACCGAGGTGGGCCGCCGGGTGCAGCCGCACTGCACCGGCGTCGGCAAGGCACTGCTCGCCCAGCTGCCCGAGGACGAGGCTCGCGCCGTCCTCGGCCCCAACCCGCTGCCCGCGCACACCGAGTACACCGTCACCGACCCGCAGGAGCTGATGCGCCAGCTCGCCGAGGCGCGCGAGCGCGGGTACGTCGTCGACGACCAGGAGCAGGAGATCGGCGTCCGCTGCATCGCGCTCGCCGTACCGGGCGCGCCGACGCCGACGGCCCTGTCCGTCTCCGGCCCGGAGGCCCGCATCCGGGCGCTGGAGGAGCAGGCCGGCGCGTCCTCACTGGTACCGGTGATGCACCAGATCGCGACCCGGCTGGGGCAGGTACTCGCTCCCTGA
- the aceB gene encoding malate synthase A, whose translation MAADQGPSPSPRLGVPPSTSPAAPVVTVAGPRVHRAEEVLTPEAVAFVVGLHRAFEGRRQELLARRKARRDEIAQSGTLDFLPGTADVRAGDWTVAEAPRALQDRRVEITGPTDRKMVINALNSGARIWLADFEDATSPTWENVVSGQINLIDAFEGRIDFTTSAGKAYTLRPAAELATVVVRPRGWHLDENHLLVDGTPVAGAFLDFGLYFFHNAARLLAKGAEDPNSGPYFYLPKTESHLEARLWNDVFTHAQAQLGIPYGTIRATVLIETITAAFEMDEILYELRDHAAGLNAGRWDYLFSIVKNFRDAGEHYILPDRNSVTMTSPFMAAYTRLLVQTCHKRGAHAIGGMAAFIPSRRDPEVNAAALEKVKADKDREAGNGFDGSWVAHPDLVPVARACFDAVLGERPNQKDNPGPSEPVTAEQLLDIAGAGGTCTRAGLHNAVQVGIRYIEAWLRGLGAVGIFNMMEDAATAEISRSQIWQWIHNGVVLSDTREKATADVVRTMVAAELAELRAELGEDAYAGGRWREAAQLFEQVALAEDFADFLTLPALPLLG comes from the coding sequence ATGGCTGCCGATCAGGGACCCTCCCCCAGCCCTCGGCTCGGGGTACCCCCCAGCACCTCCCCTGCCGCTCCGGTCGTCACCGTCGCCGGTCCGCGCGTCCACCGGGCGGAGGAGGTGCTCACTCCGGAGGCGGTGGCCTTCGTCGTCGGCCTCCACCGCGCGTTCGAGGGCCGCCGGCAGGAGCTCCTCGCCCGACGAAAGGCCCGGCGCGACGAGATCGCGCAGTCCGGCACGCTGGACTTCCTCCCCGGGACCGCCGACGTCCGGGCCGGCGACTGGACGGTCGCCGAGGCGCCCCGCGCCCTCCAGGACCGCCGCGTCGAGATCACCGGCCCCACCGACCGCAAGATGGTCATCAACGCCCTCAACTCCGGGGCGAGGATCTGGCTGGCCGACTTCGAGGACGCCACCTCCCCGACCTGGGAGAACGTCGTCAGCGGCCAGATCAACCTGATCGACGCCTTCGAGGGCCGGATCGACTTCACCACCTCCGCCGGCAAGGCCTACACGCTCAGGCCGGCCGCCGAACTCGCCACCGTCGTGGTCCGCCCGCGCGGCTGGCACCTGGACGAGAACCACCTGCTCGTCGACGGCACGCCGGTGGCCGGCGCGTTCCTCGACTTCGGCCTCTACTTCTTCCACAACGCCGCCCGGCTGCTCGCCAAGGGCGCCGAGGACCCCAACTCCGGGCCCTACTTCTACCTCCCGAAGACCGAGAGCCACCTGGAGGCCCGGCTCTGGAACGACGTCTTCACCCACGCCCAGGCCCAACTCGGCATCCCTTACGGCACCATCCGCGCCACGGTGCTGATCGAGACCATCACCGCCGCGTTCGAGATGGACGAGATCCTGTACGAGCTGCGCGACCACGCGGCCGGTCTCAACGCGGGCCGCTGGGACTACCTGTTCTCCATCGTCAAGAACTTCCGCGACGCCGGCGAGCACTACATCCTGCCGGACCGCAACAGCGTGACCATGACCTCGCCGTTCATGGCCGCCTACACCCGCCTGCTCGTGCAGACCTGCCACAAGCGCGGCGCCCACGCGATCGGCGGCATGGCCGCGTTCATCCCCAGCCGCAGGGACCCGGAGGTCAACGCCGCCGCCCTGGAGAAGGTCAAGGCCGACAAGGACCGCGAGGCGGGCAACGGTTTCGACGGCTCCTGGGTCGCCCACCCCGACCTCGTCCCGGTCGCCCGCGCCTGCTTCGACGCGGTGCTCGGCGAGCGCCCCAACCAGAAGGACAACCCCGGCCCGTCCGAGCCGGTCACCGCCGAGCAGTTGCTCGACATCGCCGGCGCCGGCGGCACCTGCACCCGCGCCGGGCTGCACAACGCCGTCCAGGTCGGCATCCGCTACATCGAGGCCTGGCTTCGCGGCCTCGGCGCCGTCGGCATCTTCAACATGATGGAGGACGCCGCCACCGCCGAGATCTCCCGCTCGCAGATCTGGCAGTGGATCCACAACGGCGTCGTCCTCTCCGACACCCGGGAGAAGGCCACCGCCGACGTGGTGCGCACCATGGTCGCCGCGGAACTGGCCGAACTCCGGGCCGAACTGGGAGAGGACGCGTACGCCGGCGGGCGCTGGCGCGAGGCCGCCCAGCTCTTCGAACAGGTCGCCCTGGCCGAGGACTTCGCGGACTTCCTGACCCTCCCCGCGCTGCCCCTCCTGGGCTGA